GTGTCATGCGGTCGATGATCTGATCGCGCGCCTTGCGGTAGGCGTCAAGCTTCGCGTCGCGCGTCTCGCCGATGCCGGAGGGATCCATGATCGGCCAGTATTCGACGTCCAGGTGATAGAACCGGGTCAGCTCGAGGGCCTGCCTCTGGGAGGCGGGAGAGAGCGCCACGATCAGGTCATAGGAGGAAATGTCGTCGCCCCATTCCTTCAGGTCGTCGAAGGAGCGCGTCTGGTGCCGGTCGAGTTCGACGCCCATCTCGCCGCAGACCGCGACCGCGAACCCGTCCACGTCCATTTCCGAATGCACGCCCGCCGATTGCACATAGACCTCGGTGCCGTAGAATTTCTTCATCAGCCCTTCGGCCATGGGCGAGCGCACCGAATTGTGGTCACAGCAGAACAGAACCGAATGGGGAAGATCCGCCGCCACCCTGTCAGCCTCCCCAGTGCAGCACGCAGATCAGGGTGAAGAGGCGGCGGGCGGTGTCGATGTCGATCTCGGCCTTGCCCTCGAGCCGCTCCTGCAACACGCGCGCGCCCTCGTTGTGGATGCCGCGCCGGGCCATGTCGATCGCCTCGATCTGCGAGGGGGGCATCGTCTTCACCGCCTCGAAATAGCTTTCGCAGATCTGGAAATAGTCCTTCACCACCTGCCGGAACGGCCCGAGCGAGAGGTGGAATTCGGCGGCCTTGGACTTGTCCTCGTTGGAGAGATCGAACACCAGCCGCCGGTCGCGGATCGCGAGGAGCAGGTTGAACGGTCCTTTCGCGACATCCCGCCCCTCGCGGGCGGGAAGGGAAAAGGAATTGTCCTCGAGCAGGTCGAAGATCGCCACGCGGCGCTCCTGTTCGATCTCGGGCGTCGTGGGGGGAAGGCCCGTGTCGTCAATCTCGATGGCCAGAAGTTTGCTCATGTCGCGCTCGAACGCTCCGAAAGGTCACGTATCCGTGGTGATGTGGTCCCAGTCCCGACCGGACGAGCCGATCAGCCAATTGAACGCATAATGGCGTTCGCAGACAACCCCCGGATCGAGATTCGAGGGGGCGGTGCGGCGGTTGGTCCGTGCGTTGGCACAGGCCCAGCGATAGCGCGCGGTCAGGTCCGCGGCGTCGAGGATCTCCGCGAGCGGCCGCAGCCGCGCCTCCGCCACCAGCCCGTCGCGGCCGAGCC
The nucleotide sequence above comes from Celeribacter indicus. Encoded proteins:
- a CDS encoding low molecular weight phosphatase family protein; amino-acid sequence: MAEGLMKKFYGTEVYVQSAGVHSEMDVDGFAVAVCGEMGVELDRHQTRSFDDLKEWGDDISSYDLIVALSPASQRQALELTRFYHLDVEYWPIMDPSGIGETRDAKLDAYRKARDQIIDRMTHRFGAAKTNEGSR
- a CDS encoding UPF0262 family protein; this encodes MSKLLAIEIDDTGLPPTTPEIEQERRVAIFDLLEDNSFSLPAREGRDVAKGPFNLLLAIRDRRLVFDLSNEDKSKAAEFHLSLGPFRQVVKDYFQICESYFEAVKTMPPSQIEAIDMARRGIHNEGARVLQERLEGKAEIDIDTARRLFTLICVLHWGG